ACGTTAACTGtacagtgattttatttttattgaaatgttgACATCTCGCTGTCCACAATCCTCTCCACCAAACACTGTACGGGTAAATAACCCTGGGAAAGAACTTgttgcaggattttttttttcgtcctCCCCTTCAGTGAACCATGGCAACGATTAAACACTGTAATTAATGAGATTATGCAGATGTGTCTGTTTGATGCATGTGTTTGGTGTCTTAAGAATATTCTCAGGTCTTGGACTActggagtttgttttttttctgtctcgcAGACCTGTTCCATTTTGCTAATGCTCATTTCCTCTCCATTCTTCCCAACAGAcaatttaagaaacaaaaagacGCTGCTGAGACATGGATGACGGCAGCAGCCTCATCGAGTTTGATGTGCCAGAGTTCAGCAATACAGTGCTGAGCCAGCTGAATGAACTGCGTTTGCAGGGCAAGCTGTGCGACATCGTGGTGCACATCCAGGGTCAGCCATTCCGTGCCCACAAGGCTGTGCTGGCTGCCAGCTCACCTTACTTCCGCGATCACTCTGCACTCAGCACCATGAGTGGCCTCTCGCTCTCCGTCATCAAAAGTCCTGAGGTGTTTGAGCGCCTTCTGGCCTTCTGCTATACGGGCCGCATGGCGCTTCCGCTCAAAGACGTGGTCAGCTTCCTCACTGCCGCCAGCTTCCTCCAGATGCAGGCCATCATCGACAAGTGCACCCAGATCCTTGAGGGTATCCACTCCAAGATCAGTCTGCCCCCCGGTGGCAGCCCGGAGAAGGGCAGCCCTCAAGCCAGCCGCAATGGTGTGAAGGAAGGAGATGTGTTCATCAACCCCATGCAGATCTCACCCCCCTACTACTCACGGCAGGTGCTGATTCCTCCGGGCAGCTCTGAGGCCAAACCAGACCAGGGCTGTCGAGGTCCACCGCGGCTGCGAGTACACGAGGAGGGTCAGTCAGACcgtggcagcagcagcgatgGTGCTCCGGAGCAGGAGGCGGCAGCCGATGCGGAGTTGGAGCAGGTGGAGCTCATTGGCCGGGACGGACAGGTGACTGATGTACACGTGAAACTGGAGAAGGCAGAGAGGCCCAGTTGCTCAGACAGCTCCTCAGCGGGGGACGACGGCTACCATACAGAGCTGGTGGATGGGGAGCAGGTGCTGGCAGTCAGTGTGGGCTCCTTCGGACCCGTGCTGCAGCCAGCAGGCTACGCCTACCCCCCGCTCTCTAACACGGCTTTTGTCAGTTTAAGCAGCTCCAGCCCATCGCGCTCAATCCTCAGCTCCTTTCGCGGAGGCCGGGCTCGGTCCAAGCGGCCCGCAGCAGTGACGCCAGAGGTTTTGAGCCGCCTGAAACCCAGCAAGGAAGACGGCGAAGCGTCGCCAGGTACCGGAAGCTTTGAGAACGACGTTCGGGAACGCAGTCTACGTGGCCAATGGTACCCGTACAGCGAGAGGCTCATCTGCATCTACTGCGGCAAGTCCTTCAATCAGAAGGGCAGCCTGGACCGTCACATGCGGCTGCACATGGGCATCACACCTTTCGTGTGCAAGTTTTGTGGCAAGAAGTACACGCGCAAGGACCAGCTGGAGTACCACATCCGCGGACACACAGACAACAAGCCCTTCCACTGCCAGATCTGCGGCAAGTGCTTCCCCTTCCAGGGCACCCTCAACCAGCATCTGCGCAAGAAGCATGTGGGTGTTGCAGATGGCAGCAACCATGCGGACTCCCCTGACCGGGCAGAGCACACCGCAGGGCAGAGGGACCCAGAGGATACCCCAGTTTCTGACGGCAGGGGAGCCTTTGGCGCACAGTACAGTGCAGAGACATCCGGCCACGATGATGGTGAGGAGAGTGCCCGCGGCAGCCCAGAAGAGCCTCGGGCATCTCGCGGCGATTTTTAGGTCTTGGCtccatttccttcttttttttttttttcgtcaccattgcttttggagaaaatcctTGGAATTCAGTTGGAatctgtctcccccccccccttatcgGATGTCACCCACATCCTGTGTCAGGGTTTTCTACGTTTTGTCAATtgattaaatgaatacatcaaaGACAGTTTGATGTTggacaaagaaggaaaaaaaaaaaaggtgctttcAATGGATTCTTTCAAAGGGAAGATGGAAtttagtatttttaatgttaaggTGGGTCAAATAATCAAGGCCTCCCTTTTGGTTTGGTGTTTCCCATTCTtatctttctgtgttttaaacatatttacagagtaataTAGGCATGATGCAATAAGATAATAATGTGAAAGCTCAGATAACTAATCCTTGTCATATCACACCTTTACCTGACCTCTTTTTGCACA
Above is a genomic segment from Scleropages formosus chromosome 17, fSclFor1.1, whole genome shotgun sequence containing:
- the zbtb34 gene encoding zinc finger and BTB domain-containing protein 34 gives rise to the protein MDDGSSLIEFDVPEFSNTVLSQLNELRLQGKLCDIVVHIQGQPFRAHKAVLAASSPYFRDHSALSTMSGLSLSVIKSPEVFERLLAFCYTGRMALPLKDVVSFLTAASFLQMQAIIDKCTQILEGIHSKISLPPGGSPEKGSPQASRNGVKEGDVFINPMQISPPYYSRQVLIPPGSSEAKPDQGCRGPPRLRVHEEGQSDRGSSSDGAPEQEAAADAELEQVELIGRDGQVTDVHVKLEKAERPSCSDSSSAGDDGYHTELVDGEQVLAVSVGSFGPVLQPAGYAYPPLSNTAFVSLSSSSPSRSILSSFRGGRARSKRPAAVTPEVLSRLKPSKEDGEASPGTGSFENDVRERSLRGQWYPYSERLICIYCGKSFNQKGSLDRHMRLHMGITPFVCKFCGKKYTRKDQLEYHIRGHTDNKPFHCQICGKCFPFQGTLNQHLRKKHVGVADGSNHADSPDRAEHTAGQRDPEDTPVSDGRGAFGAQYSAETSGHDDGEESARGSPEEPRASRGDF